A DNA window from Rhineura floridana isolate rRhiFlo1 chromosome 11, rRhiFlo1.hap2, whole genome shotgun sequence contains the following coding sequences:
- the LOC133367273 gene encoding zinc finger protein 883-like, with amino-acid sequence MPNSRRSVVSHACDNEQQGCDEKCHPRVMTGDYSQQCRCSNNMDGRCYEDRCSAGKKQLGDGSEDGGDTRYQAGFKNLGEQDVHNGCCNELDFDGMLRSHPDLDGDDIKKIMKLHSNRVCNQACGSNWNDTSVASGDGENDLHGYLDEDGDQDLSSDLDGDLNQDMDESSNQAFLPDVEGNPSVSPEMEGGADEDSSEETDAAMDDVSEDFDSDVDGEDSALHLDGSDGDQNIDVTTNQLDVNSESSLTATSSIFPSVPDKPYRCLECGKCFRTSSTLGQHRRIHSGEKPYKCGVCSKCFTRGSTFLQHQRTHTGEKPYKCPDCGRCFGRSSNLIQHQRVHTGEKPYKCGICGKSFSLSSTLIQHQIIHTGEKPYKCPDCGKCFNRNSNLLNHRRVHTGERPFACHICGKKFSESSSLTQHQRTHTGERPFRCNDCGKSFSLSSTLIQHHVTHTGEKPYECLHCGKSFGLSSTLLRHQRVHTGEKTFECQDCGKTFGVSSHFLQHRRVHTGERPFQCPDCGRTFSQRAHLVLHQKAHQNGMASQPLHQTLYICNDCGKSFQQSSHLAQHQRVHTGERPYRCEDCGHGFSQSSKLLEHQRVHTGERPYACKDCGHRFGHSSALVQHRRIHTGERPYKCPNCDKAFCQSSALIQHQRIHTGELPYICQECGQRFRYLLQYTRHQKVHAREGASAASSLAGVAAILALKNKLVSSAGGETLGETLMEKDSSVVEYGE; translated from the coding sequence ATGCCAAATTCCAGGAGATCTGTGGTATCCCATGCCTGTGATAATGAGCAGCAgggatgtgatgagaaatgtcATCCTAGAGTTATGACTGGAGACTATTCCCAACAATGTAGGTGTTCCAATAATATGGATGGGAGATGCTATGAGGACAGATGTAGTGCTGGGAAAAAGCAGCTTGGTGATGGTTCAGAAGATGGTGGGGATACAAGATACCAAGCTGGGTTTAAAAATTTAGGTGAACAAGATGTCCATAATGGCTGTTGTAATGAATTGGACTTTGATGGAATGCTGAGATCCCACCCAGACTTGGATGGTGATGACATCAAGAAAATAATGAAACTGCACTCCAACAGAGTGTGTAACCAGGCATGTGGCAGCAACTGGAATGACACTTCAGTTGCCAGTGGGGATGGAGAGAATGATCTGCATGGCTATCTAGATGAGGATGGTGATCAAGATTTGTCTTCAGACTTGGATGGTGATCTCAACCAAGACATGGATGAAAGCTCTAATCAAGCTTTCCTCCCAGATGTGGAAGGAAACCCAAGTGTCTCTCCAGAAATGGAGGGAGGAGCAGATGAAGATTCCAGTGAGGAGACCGATGCAGCAATGGATGATGTCAGTGAGGACTTTGATTCTGATGTGGATGGAGAGGACAGTGCTCTCCATTTGGATGGCAGTGACGGTGACCAAAACATCGATGTCACCACTAATCAACTGGATGTCAACAGTGAGTCATCTCTCACAGCCACCTCATCCATTTTTCCTTCTGTGCCTGACAAACCTTACAGATGTCTGGAATGTGGAAAATGTTTTCGCACCAGCTCTACCTTGGGCCAGCACCGCCGCATCCACAGTGGCGAGAAGCCCTACAAGTGTGGGGTCTGCAGCAAGTGCTTCACCCGGGGTTCCACCTTCCTCCAGCACCAGCGGACTCACACAGGTGAGAAACCGTACAAGTGCCCAGATTGTGGCAGATGCTTTGGTCGGAGCTCTAACCTCATTCAGCATCAGCGGGTTCACACGGgcgagaagccatataaatgtggTATCTGTGGAAAGTCTTTTTCTCTCAGTTCTACCCTCATCCAGCATCAGATTATTCACACAGGTGAAAAACCGTACAAATGCCCTGATTGTGGCAAATGCTTCAACCGCAACTCCAATTTGCTGAATCACCGGCGAGTGCACACAGGGGAGCGTCCTTTTGCCTGTCATATCTGTGGCAAGAAGTTTTCTGAAAGCTCCTCCCTCACGCAACACCAGCGGACACACACTGGGGAACGTCCTTTCCGGTGTAATGACTGTGGTAAATCTTTTTCCCTTAGCTCAACTCTGATCCAGCATCATGTCACACACACTGGGGAAAAACCTTACGAGTGCCTGCATTGTGGCAAGTCCTTTGGGCTCAGCTCCACCCTGTTGCGCCACCAGCGGGTCCACACTGGGGAGAAAACATTTGAGTGCCAGGACTGTGGGAAGACCTTTGGTGTTAGTTCACACTTCTTGCAACACCGAAGAGTCCACACAGGTGAACGCCCCTTTCAGTGCCCAGATTGTGGGCGTACATTTAGCCAGAGGGCTCACCTGGTGCTGCATCAAAAGGCCCACCAAAATGGGATGGCCTCTCAGCCTCTCCACCAAACCCTCTATATTTGCAATGACTGTGGCAAGAGCTTCCAGCAGAGTTCACACTTGGCACAACATCAGAGGGTCCACACTGGTGAGAGGCCGTACCGATGTGAGGATTGtgggcatggcttctcccagagttCCAAGCTGCTGGAGCACCAGCGGGTTCATACTGGTGAGAGGCCATATGCTTGTAAGGATTGTGGGCACCGCTTTGGGCATAGCTCAGCACTTGTGCAACATCGGCGCATTCACACAGGTGAGAGGCCCTATAAATGCCCAAACTGTGACAAGGCTTTCTGTCAGAGCTCGGCTCTCATTCAACACCAGCGTATCCACACCGGGGAATTGCCATACATCTGCCAGGAATGCGGCCAGCGCTTTCGATACCTCCTGCAGTACACACGGCACCAAAAGGTGCATGCCAGGGAAGGGGCCTCAGCTGCTTCCAGTCTTGCAggagtggcagccattttggcacTGAAGAATAAGTTGGTATCTTCAGCAGGGGGTGAGACCCTGGGAGAGACGTTAATGGAGAAGGATTCTTCTGTAGTGGAATATGGAGAGTGA
- the LOC133367275 gene encoding nuclear factor 7, brain-like isoform X1 — MDSSVLFEDLAPDFSCPVCLEWFWEPVALLCGHLYCQACIERAWRAPGSKFICPQCRQQFPERRYTPCKLLGTLIHRIRGMNPGEAEEGRRTEASCRESALHQNSTLLSVHEAAKCYKEELSLAISQMEANQTKLLMLKREEEEKRQNHQAVMLSLDDHISTEYKQLHCFLYADEKACKARLKEEGGHVLQETEERLSVLRESCRLSQELLLEAKDHLQLRDSASFLMGLHSILNRVKQQQATPAFPVVPPILQILGQFKGPLQYVAWRKMKSALNLDFPWITLDPETAHPCLVLSDDYTCVRDGHIRRDVLDTPMRFNYCVAVLGCQGFFSGKHYWEVEVGNKPSWTLGLVSISINRKGKIAASPGNGYWVIRLRNGMELMAKDTPPQRLCPTSFPTRVGVYLDYDGGLVSFCDASTMVHLYTFVSSRFKGRLFPYFCPGLYSSGENATPLKICHLPLW; from the exons ATGGATTCTTCTGTGCTCTTTGAGGATCTCGCTCCGGATTTCTCCTGCCCTGTATGCTTGGAGTGGTTCTGGGAGCCAGTTGCCCTCCTTTGTGGGCACCTCTACTGCCAGGCCTGCATTGAGAGAGCATGGAGAGCCCCTGGCAGCAAGTTTATCTGTCCTCAGTGCCGTCAGCAGTTTCCAGAGAGGAGGTACACCCCATGCAAGCTCCTGGGGACCTTGATTCACCGGATCAGGGGGATGAATCCTGGGGAGGCCGAGGAGGGACGACGCACTGAAGCTAGCTGCAGAGAATCTGCTCTGCACCAGAATAGCACACTGCTCTCTGTTCATGAGGCTGCAAAGTGTTATAAG GAGGAGCTGTCTTTAGCTATTTCGCAGATGGAAGCTAACCAGACTAAACTTCTCATGCTTaagagggaggaagaagagaaacgCCAGAACCACCAG GCAGTTATGCTCAGCCTGGATGACCACATCTCCACTGAATATAAGCAGCTCCACTGCTTTCTCTATGCCGATGAGAAAGCTTGCAAGGCGAGgctgaaggaggaagggggacacGTGCTCCAGGAGACTGAGGAGAGACTTAGTGTACTGAGGGAGTCTTGTCGGCTGAGCCAGGAGTTGTTGTTGGAAGCCAAGGACCACCTGCAGCTACGAGACTCTGCAAGCTTCCTAATG ggaTTACACTCCATCCTGAACAG GGTGAAGCAGCAGCAAGCCACCCCAGCTTTTCCTGTTGTGCCACCCATATTGCAGATCCTTGGACAGTTCAAGGGGCCTCTACAGTATGTTGCTTGGAGGAAAATGAAATCTGCTCTCAACCTAG ACTTCCCCTGGATAACCTTGGACCCCGAAACAGCTCATCCGTGTCTTGTCCTTTCAGATGACTATACTTGTGTCCGTGATGGTCATATCCGCCGGGATGTCCTGGACACTCCTATGCGGTTCAACTACTGTGTAGCGGTGTTGGGCTGCCAGGGTTTCTTCTCAGGGAAACATTACTGGGAGGTGGAAGTTGGCAACAAGCCATCTTGGACCTTAGGCCTGGTTAGCATTTCCATCAACCGCAAAGGGAAAATCGCTGCCTCCCCTGGAAACGGATACTGGGTAATCCGGCTGCGGAATGGGATGGAACTAATGGCCAAGGACACCCCCCCTCAAAGACTGTGCCCCACCTCTTTTCCCACGAGAGTTGGGGTTTATCTGGACTATGATGGGGGGCTAGTATCTTTCTGTGATGCCTCTACCATGGTTCACCTCTACACTTTTGTGAGCTCTAGGTTCAAAGGGAGGTTGTTCCCTTACTTTTGCCCTGGACTGTACAGTTCAGGGGAGAATGCAACCCCCTTAAAAATATGCCACCTTCCACTATGGTAA
- the LOC133367275 gene encoding E3 ubiquitin-protein ligase TRIM69-like isoform X2, whose translation MESPWQQVYLSSVPSAVSREEEELSLAISQMEANQTKLLMLKREEEEKRQNHQAVMLSLDDHISTEYKQLHCFLYADEKACKARLKEEGGHVLQETEERLSVLRESCRLSQELLLEAKDHLQLRDSASFLMGLHSILNRVKQQQATPAFPVVPPILQILGQFKGPLQYVAWRKMKSALNLDFPWITLDPETAHPCLVLSDDYTCVRDGHIRRDVLDTPMRFNYCVAVLGCQGFFSGKHYWEVEVGNKPSWTLGLVSISINRKGKIAASPGNGYWVIRLRNGMELMAKDTPPQRLCPTSFPTRVGVYLDYDGGLVSFCDASTMVHLYTFVSSRFKGRLFPYFCPGLYSSGENATPLKICHLPLW comes from the exons ATGGAGAGCCCCTGGCAGCAAGTTTATCTGTCCTCAGTGCCGTCAGCAGTTTCCAGAGAGGAG GAGGAGCTGTCTTTAGCTATTTCGCAGATGGAAGCTAACCAGACTAAACTTCTCATGCTTaagagggaggaagaagagaaacgCCAGAACCACCAG GCAGTTATGCTCAGCCTGGATGACCACATCTCCACTGAATATAAGCAGCTCCACTGCTTTCTCTATGCCGATGAGAAAGCTTGCAAGGCGAGgctgaaggaggaagggggacacGTGCTCCAGGAGACTGAGGAGAGACTTAGTGTACTGAGGGAGTCTTGTCGGCTGAGCCAGGAGTTGTTGTTGGAAGCCAAGGACCACCTGCAGCTACGAGACTCTGCAAGCTTCCTAATG ggaTTACACTCCATCCTGAACAG GGTGAAGCAGCAGCAAGCCACCCCAGCTTTTCCTGTTGTGCCACCCATATTGCAGATCCTTGGACAGTTCAAGGGGCCTCTACAGTATGTTGCTTGGAGGAAAATGAAATCTGCTCTCAACCTAG ACTTCCCCTGGATAACCTTGGACCCCGAAACAGCTCATCCGTGTCTTGTCCTTTCAGATGACTATACTTGTGTCCGTGATGGTCATATCCGCCGGGATGTCCTGGACACTCCTATGCGGTTCAACTACTGTGTAGCGGTGTTGGGCTGCCAGGGTTTCTTCTCAGGGAAACATTACTGGGAGGTGGAAGTTGGCAACAAGCCATCTTGGACCTTAGGCCTGGTTAGCATTTCCATCAACCGCAAAGGGAAAATCGCTGCCTCCCCTGGAAACGGATACTGGGTAATCCGGCTGCGGAATGGGATGGAACTAATGGCCAAGGACACCCCCCCTCAAAGACTGTGCCCCACCTCTTTTCCCACGAGAGTTGGGGTTTATCTGGACTATGATGGGGGGCTAGTATCTTTCTGTGATGCCTCTACCATGGTTCACCTCTACACTTTTGTGAGCTCTAGGTTCAAAGGGAGGTTGTTCCCTTACTTTTGCCCTGGACTGTACAGTTCAGGGGAGAATGCAACCCCCTTAAAAATATGCCACCTTCCACTATGGTAA